In Hwangdonia lutea, a single window of DNA contains:
- a CDS encoding hydroxypyruvate isomerase family protein encodes MKRRSFIKKSTATASLLGVGVTGVNAMNILDSQKNSPSFNLKYAPHLGMFKNHAGNDPIDQLNFMADQGFTAFEDNGMKNRAVETQEKMAKTMRDRNMTMGVFVAHKIYWKEPNLASGNIDERNAFLNEIKESVEVAKRVNAKWMTVVPGHVDLSQNIDYQTAHLVETLKQASAILEPHNLTMVLEPLNFRDHPGLFLTESPQAYQICKAVNSPSCKILFDIYHQQIQEGNLIPNIDACWDEIAYFQIGDNPGRKEPTTGEINYKNVFKHIHSKGFKGILGMEHGNSIQGKKGELAVIEAYKASDNF; translated from the coding sequence ATGAAAAGAAGGTCATTCATAAAAAAAAGTACTGCTACCGCATCTTTATTAGGCGTTGGTGTTACTGGAGTTAATGCGATGAATATTTTAGATTCACAAAAAAACAGTCCTAGTTTTAACTTAAAATACGCACCACATTTAGGGATGTTTAAAAACCATGCAGGGAATGATCCTATAGATCAGTTAAATTTTATGGCAGACCAAGGTTTTACTGCTTTTGAGGACAATGGAATGAAAAATCGTGCGGTTGAAACTCAAGAAAAAATGGCAAAAACCATGCGTGATAGAAATATGACCATGGGTGTTTTTGTGGCTCATAAAATTTATTGGAAAGAGCCTAATCTTGCCAGTGGAAATATTGACGAACGCAATGCCTTTTTAAATGAAATAAAGGAATCTGTAGAAGTCGCAAAACGGGTTAATGCCAAATGGATGACGGTAGTTCCGGGTCATGTAGATTTAAGTCAAAATATCGATTATCAAACCGCTCATCTTGTAGAAACCCTCAAACAAGCATCGGCTATTTTAGAACCTCATAATTTAACCATGGTATTAGAACCTTTAAATTTTAGAGATCATCCTGGGTTGTTTTTAACCGAATCTCCTCAGGCCTATCAAATTTGTAAAGCTGTAAATTCGCCTTCGTGCAAAATTCTTTTCGATATTTATCACCAACAAATCCAAGAAGGAAATTTAATTCCGAATATTGATGCGTGTTGGGACGAAATTGCTTATTTTCAAATCGGCGATAATCCGGGTCGAAAGGAGCCAACAACAGGTGAAATAAATTACAAAAATGTTTTCAAACACATTCATTCAAAAGGATTTAAAGGCATTTTAGGTATGGAGCACGGAAATTCCATTCAAGGTAAAAAAGGAGAATTAGCGGTCATTGAAGCCTATAAAGCATCAGATAATTTTTAA
- a CDS encoding Gfo/Idh/MocA family protein, translating to MKPKKSQVTRRNFVKGTSLAAGGILLTPSLLTASPVFNKTKKLKLAVVGCGGRGTGAVSQALRADENVELVAMADAFSDRLEKAHSNLSKMFQTGKLKVKPSHKFVGFGSYKKAIDAADVVILTTPPGFRPQHFEYAVSQGKHVFMEKPLATDVAGIKKVLEAAKVAKAKKLNVVVGLQRHYQANYMETYNRIQKGDIGQIVSGQVYWNGAGVWVNPREASQTEMEYQMRNWYYFNWICGDHILEQHIHNIDVANWFIGGHPIKASGTGGREVRKGKDHGHIFDHHVVEFEYENGIIISSQCRHQPGTKTRVDESFQGTLGTAYTDGGGSARLKKYDGTSIYTHDNENDINPYQQEHNLLFKSIRNGEVISDAENGAISTMTAILGRMATYSGKEITWDEAMALEHKLVPDEDTLTFDSVPPITPDVNGNYPIPVPGKTKFI from the coding sequence ATGAAACCAAAAAAAAGCCAAGTAACACGACGCAACTTTGTAAAAGGAACATCTTTAGCTGCGGGAGGCATTTTATTAACCCCTTCTCTACTCACCGCGAGCCCAGTTTTCAATAAAACAAAAAAATTAAAGTTAGCAGTTGTAGGCTGTGGCGGACGTGGTACCGGCGCGGTAAGTCAAGCGTTAAGGGCAGACGAAAACGTTGAGCTAGTAGCCATGGCCGATGCTTTTTCAGATCGATTGGAAAAGGCCCATTCCAACTTATCAAAAATGTTCCAAACAGGGAAACTTAAAGTAAAGCCGTCGCATAAATTTGTAGGTTTTGGTTCTTATAAAAAAGCCATTGATGCGGCCGATGTTGTTATTTTAACCACACCTCCCGGGTTTAGGCCTCAGCATTTTGAGTATGCCGTATCTCAAGGCAAACATGTTTTTATGGAAAAACCGCTAGCTACCGATGTTGCAGGAATTAAAAAAGTATTAGAAGCCGCCAAAGTTGCAAAAGCGAAGAAACTCAACGTAGTGGTGGGGCTTCAAAGGCATTACCAGGCCAATTATATGGAAACTTATAATCGAATTCAAAAAGGCGATATTGGTCAAATTGTTTCGGGGCAAGTGTATTGGAACGGCGCAGGTGTTTGGGTAAATCCTCGCGAAGCAAGCCAAACGGAAATGGAATACCAAATGAGAAATTGGTATTATTTTAATTGGATTTGTGGCGATCATATTTTAGAACAACACATTCACAATATTGATGTTGCCAATTGGTTTATTGGCGGACACCCAATAAAAGCCAGTGGTACTGGAGGCAGAGAGGTACGCAAGGGAAAAGATCACGGCCACATTTTTGACCATCACGTGGTAGAATTTGAATATGAAAACGGCATTATAATTTCCAGCCAGTGCAGACATCAACCGGGAACAAAAACGCGAGTTGATGAATCTTTTCAAGGTACTTTAGGAACCGCTTATACAGATGGAGGCGGCTCTGCAAGGTTAAAGAAATATGACGGAACAAGCATTTATACACACGATAATGAGAATGATATTAATCCCTATCAACAAGAACATAATCTTTTGTTTAAATCTATACGAAATGGAGAGGTTATTAGCGATGCAGAAAATGGCGCCATAAGTACTATGACGGCTATTTTAGGAAGAATGGCAACCTATTCCGGTAAAGAAATAACCTGGGATGAAGCTATGGCACTTGAGCACAAATTAGTTCCCGACGAAGATACGCTTACTTTTGATTCCGTACCACCAATAACACCCGATGTAAACGGTAACTACCCTATTCCCGTACCTGGAAAAACTAAATTTATTTAA